A single window of Nicotiana sylvestris chromosome 3, ASM39365v2, whole genome shotgun sequence DNA harbors:
- the LOC138887661 gene encoding uncharacterized protein — protein sequence MEEEAENFVVKCDKCQRYGNNMHRPTELLHPVVSPWPFMKWGMNIVGPLPQAKGKVKFLLVLTNYFTKWVEAGAFKQIKRITSTPYHPVGNGQAESTNKVIVNNLKKRLEESKGNWPELLLGVLWAYCTIAKTSTGETPFLLVYGAETLIPVEIGEPSTRYTQAIEESNEKEMRINLDLLEGKRKVALIRMAAQKQVME from the exons atggaagaagaagcggaaaatttcgtggttaaatgtgataagtgccaaagatacggtaacaatatgcatagacctacAGAGTTGTTACATCCGGTCGTTTcaccatggccttttatgaagtgggggatgaatattgtgggtccactaccacaagcaaaaggcaAGGTAAAATTTCTGCTAGTACTCACTAATtactttactaaatgggtagaagccggTGCTTTTAAACAG atcaaaagaattaCCTCAACGCcttaccatccagtgggtaatggacaagctgaatcaacaaataaagtcattgtcaacaatttgaagaaacgATTGGAAGAATCTAAAGGCAATTGGCCAGAGTTGCTActtggtgttttatgggcatactgCACAATAGCAAAAACAAGTACCGGTGAAACACCATTCTTACTGGTATACGGAGCTGAaaccttaattccagttgagataggggagCCAAGCACGAGGTATACACAAGCGATTGAGGAATCCAATGAAAAAGAAATGCGAATAAACCTAGatctacttgaaggaaaaaggaaagttgcattaataagaatggcagcacaaaaacaAGTCATGGAATGA